In the genome of Bacteroides mediterraneensis, the window TTTTCAGCGGAAAAAAGATTCCTGGTTTTTGGAGGCCATCAATGTGGAAAAATTGCCGGACGAAGAAGATGGAAAGGAAGACTTCTATGCTTTCTATGAGCGGTTTTCACGGGATTCCTTGTTTCAGCAAGAACGTTTGCATGATCCGCTGAAGTTCGTAACGGCTGATCCGGAGGATGAGTTTCAGATACTTGAAACAACATTGGAGCAGGGACAATGGTTTGCTTTCCGTCCACCGATGATGAAGGGACGCATGACCAATGTGCATTACGGTCAGCCCGAGAATATACATTCTGACTATAAGGTCGTGGAGTTTAAAGGATTTGGCAACGGTTTCAGTAACACGCTGTATTTTGAGCGCTACGGAGGTGAATGGAAACTGATGCGATTTGAAGATTTGAGCGATTGACGATATGAAGGACTTTACAAATTACTCATTGCTTCCTTATAATACGTTCGGTATGGATGTAAAGGCAGCTCGTTTCGTGGAATATGAATCAGTGGATGAACTGCAGTGTTTCTTGAACGGACAGCAGGAGAAGGATGCACCTCTTTTGCACGTAGGAAGAGGAAGCAATCTGCTGTTTGTGTCCGATTATTCGGGAACTGTGTTACATTCCGGTATTAAAGGCATGCAAGTGGTACAGGAGACAGAGGATTTTGTGGACCTGCGTGTCGGAGCCGGTGAAGTGTGGGATGACCTGGTGGATTATACCGTACAGAAAGGATGGTATGGAGCGGAGAATCTTTCCTTGATACCCGGTGAGGTAGGTGCGTCTGCGGTGCAGAACATCGGGGCCTATGGGGTAGAAGCGAAAGATTTGATTGTGGCTGTCGAGACGGTTTCTGTCGCAACCGGTGAACTTCGGGTGTTTACGAACGAAGCATGCCGTTATGCGTATCGTGAAAGCATTTTCAAGCAGGAACTGAAAGGGAAATATATCGTCACTTATGTTACTTATCGCCTGAAAAAACATCCGGTGTATCATTTGGATTATGGAAACATCCGTTCCGAATTGGAAAAAGAGGGTGGACTACTTTCTTTGGCCGTTCTCCGGCGAATCATCATACGTATCCGGGAGGCGAAACTTCCCGACCCGGAGAAAATCGGCAATGCCGGCAGTTTCTTTATGAATCCCATTGTACCGGTGCAGCAGTTTGAGGCGTTGCTGAAGCTTTATCCGGATATGCCTCACTACAAAGTGGATGAAAATCGGGTGAAAATTCCGGCCGGATGGATGATTGACCGTTGCGGCTGGAAGGGCAAACATCTGGGCCGTGCGGGAGTGCACGACAAGCAGGCGTTGGTGCTGGTGAATCTGGGAGGGGCTACCGGAGAAGAGGTGGTCCGGCTGGCAGAGGCGATTGTCCGTTCGGTGAAAGAGAAATTTGGTATCACCATTTGTCCGGAAGTTAATTTTATTGGAGAAAAGCAATGAAGGTCACAATATTAGGTAGTGGCACCTCGACAGGTGTGCCGCAGGTGGGATGTACGTGTGAAGTGTGTACCAGTCATGACCCGCATGACAACCGGTTGCGTTGTTCGGGGCTGGTAGAGGTAAACGGGGTGCGTATCCTGATTGATTGTGGCCCGGATTTTCGGGAGCAGATGATTCGTCTGAACGATTACCGCCCGATTGACGGAGTATTGATTACGCACGAGCATTATGACCATGTGGGCGGACTGGATGACTTGCGGCCTTTCTGCCGTTTCCGGGACATACCGGTGTATGCCGAGGAATATACAGCCACACGCCTGAAAAACCGGATGCCCTATTGTTTTGCCGAGAATCTTTATCCGGGTGTACCGCACATCCCTTTGCACTACATAGAAGAAAGAGTACCTTTCACTGTATCCAGCATGGAAGGGAATGAAGTGGAAGTCGTGCCTTTCCGCGTGATGCATGGGCAACTTCCCATCATGGGATTCCGTATCGGTCCGATGGCATGGATTACCGACATGTCGAGAATGCCGGAAGAAAGCTATGATTGCCTGAAAGACCTGAAGCTTCTGGTGATGAATGCTTTGCGAATAGAACCCCATTGGACACACCAGTCTTTATCCGAGGCATTGGAACAGACGCAGCGCATCCATGCCGAAAAAACTTACTTCATTCACATGAGTCATCAGATTGGACTGCATGCGAAAGTGCAGGCGCAATTGCCGGAAAACGTCTGTCTGACCTACGACGGACTTCAGCTTGAGGTGGATGAGAGCGGCAAGATGAAATGACTCATAAGATAAATTAATATACCTATGGTGCTTTTTTGTTGATAAATCTGTATCTTTGTGCCCTATTAAGTAGACATTTAAGTAGAAAAAATCAAAATAATAGGAAAAATGGCACAAGAAGACGTTTTCAAGAAACTTGTTTCACACTGTAAAGAATATGGTTTTGTATTCCCGTCAAGTGAAATTTATGATGGACTGGGCGCCGTATATGATTACGGTCAGAACGGTGTGGAACTGAAAAACAATATCAAACAGTACTGGTGGCAGAGCATGGTGTTGCTGCATGAGAACATCGTAGGTATCGATTCTGCAATTTTCATGCATCCTACCATTTGGAAGGCTTCCGGACACGTGGACGCTTTTAATGACCCGTTGATTGACAACCGTGATTCCAAGAAGCGCTACCGTGCCGATGTATTGATTGAAGATCAGATTGCCAAATACGACGAAAAGATAAACAAGGAAGTAGCCAAGGCTGCCAAGAAATACGGGGATGCTTTCAATGAAGCTGAATTCCGCAGCACCAATCCGCGTGTGCTGGAACACCAGGCCAAACGCGATGCGTTGCACGAACGTTATTCCAAGGCAATGAATGCCAACGACCTGGCAGAACTTCGTCAGATTATTTTGGATGAAGAGATTGTATGTCCGATTTCAGGTACAAAGAACTGGACAGAAGTGCGTCAGTTCAACCTGATGTTTACCACCGAAATGGGTTCTACTGCCGACGGTGCCATGAAGGTTTATCTTCGTCCGGAAACCGCTCAGGGTATTTTCGTGAACTACTTGAACGTACAGAAGACAGGACGTATGAAGATTCCGTTCGGTATTGCTCAGATTGGTAAGGCTTTCCGTAACGAAATCGTGGCCCGTCAGTTCATTTTCCGTATGCGTGAGTTCGAACAGATGGAAATGCAGTTCTTCGTAAAACCGGGAACCGAACTCGAATGGTTCAAGAAATGGAAAGAGACCCGTTTGAAATGGCATAAGGCACTGGGCTTCGGCGATGACCACTATCGTTTCCACGACCACGAAAAGTTGGCTCACTATGCCAATGCAGCAACTGATATCGAGTTCCTGATGCCGTTCGGTTTCAAGGAAGTGGAAGGTATCCATTCTCGTACCAATTTCGACTTGAGCCAGCACGAAAAATTCTCTGGCAAGAGCATCAAGTATTTCGATCCGGAAATCAACGAAAGCTACACTCCGTATGTCATCGAAACTTCTATCGGTGTGGACCGTATGTTCCTGAGCGTGATGAGTGCCGCTTATCACGAAGAAAAGCTGGAAAACGGCGAAACACGTGTGGTCTTGAAGTTGCCTGCTGCTTTGGCACCGGTGAAACTGGCTGTCATGCCGTTGGTCAAGAAAGACGGTCTGCCTGAAAAGGCCCGTGAAATTATCGATGAGCTGAAATTCCACTTCAACTGCCAGTACGATGAAAAGGATTCAATCGGAAAGCGTTATCGTCGTCAGGATGCCATCGGTACTCCGTATTGTGTGACTGTCGACCATCAGACATTGGAAGACAACTGCGTAACCTTGCGTAACCGTGACACCATGGAACAGGAACGTGTGGCGATTGCAGATTTGAATAATATCATTGCCGACAAAGTCAGCATCACCAGCTTGCTGAAAACGTTGCAGTAATAAATTAAACTACATGAACAAGAACCTATTTTGGCTGATAGCCCTGTCATTGGTACTTTCTTTCGGATTTGCATCCTGCGCGAAAGATACGACCGTGGAAGACCCGTATGCAAACTGGGAAGTGCGTAATGACCGCTATTTGGATTCCATTGCGGATGTGGCCCGTACGCATCCGGGAGAATGGGAGATATATTGTAATTACAAGATTGCAAGTGAAAGCACCTCTCCCGGACTGGGAGGAAGTTCGGTGGTGACCAATCCGTTTGAAACGCCTGCCAGCGCCAGCGATTCGGTGTATATGAAGATTCTTGAACCGGGCACAGGAGCCACTCCTTTGTTTACGGACAGTGTCAGTGTGTACTATCGTGGCAAGCTGATTAACGGAACGGTGTTCGACCAGAATTATACGGGAGATTTGGATGAGCAAATCCATGTACCTACCCATTTCGCTTTACAGGCTAGTCAGACAAGTGGGGGCGACGGACTGATTGTGGGTTGGATTACTGCCTTGCAGCAGATGAAAGAAGGTCAACGGGTGGAATTGTATATTCCGGCAGAGCTTGGATATGGTACGCAAAGCCAGTCGTCCATTCCGGCTAATTCCATGTTGATTTTCGATTTGAAGTTGGAGAAGGTGATTCATCCGAATGGAATTGAAAGTTACAGTTTGAAAGTGAAATAATCTTGAAAGGCTGGATAGAAAACGCCATGAAGAATTTCTTGCGAGAGATTTCTTCATGGCGTTTTTGTTTCTATCTTCTTCGTATTTTCTTGTAATAGTCGGGCACGGCAGAGATACCGAAATTTTCCGGATGGGTAAACAGGATTTTGATGGCCAGTAAGCGGTAGATATAGCGGTTGGTTTCTTCCACCAGTTGCAGGTCGATGGCTTCTTCCACCTTCTGTTCTTTCAGCTCCGTTCCGATACGGGCCTGTCCGATGTTGTACGACTGTGCCACGGCCACCCAGTCGTGAAATTTGTCGTAAGCGGTGCGTAGGTAACGGCAGGCGGCATGGGTCGATTTTTCAATGTCCAGCCGTTCATCGATTTTCCGTTCCACCCGCAGACCGTATTCCCGGGCCGTCTCCTTCATGAACTGCCACAGTCCCAAGGCCCCCACGGGTGAGCGTGCTTCCGGATTCATGCCGCTTTCAATCACCATCAGGTATTTGAAATCGTCGGGAATCTGGTGTTCCTCCAGAATCGGTTCTACAAGAGGAAAGAAATAAGCCGCCTTCTGTTGGAGCGACTGGGAAAAGCGGGACAAGGAGGCCAGTTCCCTGCGCAGCTTCCGTTTGCGGTCGGAAGGATCCAGATTCACCTGTTCCCCACAGAAAATCAGTACATTCGGTTCCAGCAGACTGTCGGCCACTTCAATGCGGCTGAGTGCGGCATAGGCAGGAGTGCCTTCTATCTCTTCTTCGGGAAGTGAAGGTCGGGGCCTCCGGTCGGGGCCTTGCGCATGCACCGTCAAGGGTGCGAGAGGCAGGAAACACACCAGCAGCAATGTCAGACCAGGTTTCATACTTCGTTTTTTTTCATGTTATCTTTTCTTGCCGGCAAAGGTAAGCGATTTATGGTCAGGGTGTACTGTCAGACTTTTAAAAGTTTTCTCTATATGGATGAAGACTGAACGGTAAAAAAAACGGGTAGCAGGCAAAACGTTGTTTTTTTCTGGATTTCTTTTTACCTTTGCGCCCGTCAGAGAAGGGAAATGAAACGTCGTGTACATGCATATTGCCTGTTGCTTGTCAGTTTGTGGGTACTGGTAGTCGGAGTTTTTCCACATCATCATCACAACGAAGCGTTCTGTGTCAGTACGGACATGGAAACCTGCACTCCTGCCCATGTGCATGCGGAAGGAGAAACTTGTCATTGTCCCGGTGATGCCGACAAGCATACCTGCGATATCAGCTGTGTGACCCATTTCTCTTTTTCTACTCCGCATCATTTGCCGGATTTCACGCCGGATTATACGTATTATACCTTGATTTATCTGTCGTCCGTGTGGTTGGAGACGCCTGTCTCTGTGGAATCTACGGACCTGACTTCCTATTATATCGAAAGATTACACGCCCGGAACTTTTCGGCCGTGCGGAATTTCCGTGCCCCTCCCTTTGCTGCATAAAACAACCCTATTGTAGGGAATAGAGAGCGA includes:
- the murB gene encoding UDP-N-acetylmuramate dehydrogenase → MKDFTNYSLLPYNTFGMDVKAARFVEYESVDELQCFLNGQQEKDAPLLHVGRGSNLLFVSDYSGTVLHSGIKGMQVVQETEDFVDLRVGAGEVWDDLVDYTVQKGWYGAENLSLIPGEVGASAVQNIGAYGVEAKDLIVAVETVSVATGELRVFTNEACRYAYRESIFKQELKGKYIVTYVTYRLKKHPVYHLDYGNIRSELEKEGGLLSLAVLRRIIIRIREAKLPDPEKIGNAGSFFMNPIVPVQQFEALLKLYPDMPHYKVDENRVKIPAGWMIDRCGWKGKHLGRAGVHDKQALVLVNLGGATGEEVVRLAEAIVRSVKEKFGITICPEVNFIGEKQ
- a CDS encoding MBL fold metallo-hydrolase; translation: MKVTILGSGTSTGVPQVGCTCEVCTSHDPHDNRLRCSGLVEVNGVRILIDCGPDFREQMIRLNDYRPIDGVLITHEHYDHVGGLDDLRPFCRFRDIPVYAEEYTATRLKNRMPYCFAENLYPGVPHIPLHYIEERVPFTVSSMEGNEVEVVPFRVMHGQLPIMGFRIGPMAWITDMSRMPEESYDCLKDLKLLVMNALRIEPHWTHQSLSEALEQTQRIHAEKTYFIHMSHQIGLHAKVQAQLPENVCLTYDGLQLEVDESGKMK
- a CDS encoding glycine--tRNA ligase — protein: MAQEDVFKKLVSHCKEYGFVFPSSEIYDGLGAVYDYGQNGVELKNNIKQYWWQSMVLLHENIVGIDSAIFMHPTIWKASGHVDAFNDPLIDNRDSKKRYRADVLIEDQIAKYDEKINKEVAKAAKKYGDAFNEAEFRSTNPRVLEHQAKRDALHERYSKAMNANDLAELRQIILDEEIVCPISGTKNWTEVRQFNLMFTTEMGSTADGAMKVYLRPETAQGIFVNYLNVQKTGRMKIPFGIAQIGKAFRNEIVARQFIFRMREFEQMEMQFFVKPGTELEWFKKWKETRLKWHKALGFGDDHYRFHDHEKLAHYANAATDIEFLMPFGFKEVEGIHSRTNFDLSQHEKFSGKSIKYFDPEINESYTPYVIETSIGVDRMFLSVMSAAYHEEKLENGETRVVLKLPAALAPVKLAVMPLVKKDGLPEKAREIIDELKFHFNCQYDEKDSIGKRYRRQDAIGTPYCVTVDHQTLEDNCVTLRNRDTMEQERVAIADLNNIIADKVSITSLLKTLQ
- a CDS encoding FKBP-type peptidyl-prolyl cis-trans isomerase, translating into MNKNLFWLIALSLVLSFGFASCAKDTTVEDPYANWEVRNDRYLDSIADVARTHPGEWEIYCNYKIASESTSPGLGGSSVVTNPFETPASASDSVYMKILEPGTGATPLFTDSVSVYYRGKLINGTVFDQNYTGDLDEQIHVPTHFALQASQTSGGDGLIVGWITALQQMKEGQRVELYIPAELGYGTQSQSSIPANSMLIFDLKLEKVIHPNGIESYSLKVK
- a CDS encoding lytic transglycosylase domain-containing protein — protein: MKPGLTLLLVCFLPLAPLTVHAQGPDRRPRPSLPEEEIEGTPAYAALSRIEVADSLLEPNVLIFCGEQVNLDPSDRKRKLRRELASLSRFSQSLQQKAAYFFPLVEPILEEHQIPDDFKYLMVIESGMNPEARSPVGALGLWQFMKETAREYGLRVERKIDERLDIEKSTHAACRYLRTAYDKFHDWVAVAQSYNIGQARIGTELKEQKVEEAIDLQLVEETNRYIYRLLAIKILFTHPENFGISAVPDYYKKIRRR
- a CDS encoding DUF6769 family protein, which translates into the protein MKRRVHAYCLLLVSLWVLVVGVFPHHHHNEAFCVSTDMETCTPAHVHAEGETCHCPGDADKHTCDISCVTHFSFSTPHHLPDFTPDYTYYTLIYLSSVWLETPVSVESTDLTSYYIERLHARNFSAVRNFRAPPFAA